From the Desulfonatronum thiosulfatophilum genome, one window contains:
- the pspC gene encoding envelope stress response membrane protein PspC, producing MMDFANTPHDRLYRSRSGIILGVCKGLAKYLNISVFWTRFIAVMLLFFTGFWPVVGIYLLVGFLLKPEPVLPLNTDEENDFYQVYARSRNEGFSRIKSKFDRLDKRIRRLEDVVTSKEFDWDRRFKS from the coding sequence ATGATGGATTTCGCAAACACACCACATGATCGACTCTACCGCTCCAGAAGCGGAATCATCCTTGGCGTATGCAAGGGATTGGCGAAGTACTTAAACATCTCGGTTTTCTGGACGCGATTCATCGCCGTCATGCTGCTCTTCTTCACGGGCTTCTGGCCGGTAGTGGGCATCTACTTGCTGGTTGGATTTCTCCTCAAACCTGAACCGGTGCTGCCATTGAACACCGACGAGGAAAATGATTTCTACCAGGTCTACGCCCGCTCCAGAAACGAAGGATTTTCCCGGATCAAAAGCAAGTTTGACCGTTTGGACAAACGAATCCGACGCCTTGAAGACGTGGTCACATCGAAGGAATTCGATTGGGATCGCAGATTCAAGAGTTAG
- a CDS encoding PspA/IM30 family protein, whose product MGIFNRFRDIISSNINSMLERAEDPKKLLRLMIQEMEETLVELKASCAGAMAATVKIRREWEMLEAKAAGWQERAGLAVEKGHEDLAREALMERRRLESKKEIISRELIENERIIDGYKADLTALEEKLLSAKEKQRLLVQRHIRAKDRKRVGSDLRKADSQVAMMRFEEFEQRIDRMEAEAEMAGPWVMDDRFRKDRKEESFTLEEKFAKLEVDEDIEREIEALRMRNPARKQEDSPN is encoded by the coding sequence ATGGGTATTTTTAATCGATTTCGAGACATTATCAGTTCCAACATCAATTCCATGCTGGAGCGTGCCGAGGATCCAAAAAAACTGCTCCGCTTGATGATCCAGGAAATGGAGGAAACTCTTGTAGAACTCAAGGCCTCTTGTGCCGGAGCTATGGCAGCCACGGTGAAAATCCGCCGCGAATGGGAAATGCTGGAGGCTAAGGCTGCCGGATGGCAGGAGAGGGCCGGATTGGCCGTGGAAAAAGGGCATGAGGATCTGGCGCGGGAAGCGCTGATGGAACGCCGACGCCTCGAATCCAAAAAGGAAATAATCTCCCGGGAACTGATCGAGAACGAGAGAATCATAGATGGATACAAGGCCGATCTCACCGCGCTGGAGGAAAAACTCCTCTCTGCCAAGGAGAAGCAACGACTTCTAGTTCAGCGTCACATTCGAGCCAAGGATCGCAAGCGGGTCGGAAGCGATCTGCGCAAGGCCGATTCCCAGGTCGCCATGATGCGATTCGAGGAATTTGAACAGCGTATCGACCGCATGGAAGCCGAAGCCGAAATGGCTGGGCCGTGGGTCATGGATGACCGGTTTCGAAAAGATCGCAAGGAAGAGTCCTTTACGCTGGAAGAAAAATTCGCCAAGCTGGAAGTTGATGAGGATATTGAACGAGAAATTGAAGCCCTGCGAATGCGAAACCCTGCGAGAAAGCAGGAGGATTCGCCTAATTGA
- the pspF gene encoding phage shock protein operon transcriptional activator has product MAIITKTHSLFSEALGRSDAFLSFQEQLGAVAKVDRPVVIIGERGSGKELAAVRLHYHSTRWQAPLVTVNCAALSESLLESELFGHEPGAFTGAIRLRTGRFESAHQGTLFLDEIGTMPLTMQEKILRVVEYQVVERLGGSRPMEVDVRIVAATNANLKSMAESGRFKDDLLDRLAFEVLHVPPLREREGDVLLLAEHFAARMAVELGLSTAPRFSKKVLEILEGYPWPGNVRELKSVVERAVFRAKGSEVIRDVVVDPFARTGRKVVEASMEPSAVSRQENGSTERGAGLLESMNLPDALADLERRYLEHALRQARFNQRKAAKILGLRYHQFRGLYRKHSQVQAELNNTDM; this is encoded by the coding sequence ATGGCGATAATTACCAAAACACATTCCCTGTTCAGCGAGGCTTTGGGACGATCCGATGCGTTCCTTTCGTTTCAGGAACAACTCGGCGCGGTGGCCAAGGTCGACCGGCCGGTGGTCATTATCGGTGAGCGCGGCTCGGGCAAGGAATTGGCTGCTGTTCGACTGCACTACCATTCCACCCGTTGGCAAGCGCCGCTGGTAACGGTAAACTGTGCCGCTTTGTCCGAGTCGCTCCTGGAATCCGAGCTTTTCGGTCATGAACCCGGCGCGTTCACCGGAGCCATACGCCTGCGTACGGGGAGATTCGAGTCCGCCCATCAAGGTACGCTTTTCCTGGATGAAATAGGGACCATGCCCTTGACCATGCAGGAAAAGATCTTGCGGGTCGTGGAATACCAGGTTGTCGAACGACTTGGCGGATCCCGCCCCATGGAGGTGGATGTCCGAATTGTAGCGGCCACCAATGCAAACCTGAAGAGCATGGCCGAAAGTGGCCGCTTCAAGGATGATCTGCTGGACCGTCTGGCGTTTGAAGTGCTGCATGTACCTCCTTTGCGAGAGCGGGAGGGGGATGTTCTCCTTCTGGCCGAACATTTTGCCGCACGCATGGCCGTGGAATTAGGATTATCCACAGCGCCGCGATTCAGCAAAAAGGTGTTGGAGATTCTGGAAGGTTATCCATGGCCGGGAAATGTCCGTGAATTGAAAAGCGTTGTCGAGCGTGCCGTGTTTCGGGCCAAGGGCTCAGAGGTGATCCGGGACGTGGTTGTTGATCCCTTCGCCCGGACAGGGCGGAAAGTAGTTGAAGCGTCCATGGAACCGTCTGCTGTCTCGCGACAGGAAAATGGTTCCACGGAACGGGGAGCCGGACTTTTGGAATCCATGAACCTTCCGGATGCCCTGGCCGACCTGGAACGGCGATACCTGGAACACGCTTTGCGTCAGGCGCGCTTCAATCAGCGCAAGGCCGCCAAAATCCTCGGCCTGCGCTACCACCAGTTCCGCGGGCTGTACCGCAAGCATTCGCAGGTCCAGGCAGAGTTGAACAATACCGATATGTAG